The segment ACAAACACCGCCGCGATTCCCGCCACCACCAGCCAGCCCCAGCGCGGCAGCGCATCGTGCGGTACGATCGCATAAAGCCAGTAGCCCATCAACAGCAGCGCGAACGCCTTCACGCTGCGCTCCACCAGCGCGCGCGGCAGCCGCCGCCGCTCGATGCTCTCGCCCAGGATCATCGCGACCGTGGCGCAGTTCCGCCAGATGGCGAGCAGCGGAATCAACACGACCACCGTGATCACGCCCCAGAACGCGTACCCCAGCGTGCCCTCTTCCACCCGCTCCCCGACCCAGCTCGACTGGATCGCGTGCAAGAGCTGCCGCGAATAAATCAACACGCCGCTGACGAACAGCACCTCCAGGAAAATCTGCACGAGCCGGCCGCGCACCAGCCGCCACGTCAGCCCGGTGTCCGGCCGCTCGCGCAATTGTTGCATCCAGCCGTGATACGCGTCGATCGTGCGCTTGAACCAGCGCGGCTCCCAGCGATCCATCAACTGCAGGATCCTGTCCCGATGCCGACCCAACAGCGGCGTCGCCAACACCGTCAGGATCGAGGCGCCCACGGCCACGGGATAAAACGACGACGGCAGCACCGCCGTGCTCACCCCCAGCTGCGCGATGATGAAGGAAAACTCGCCCAACGGCGTCAGCAGCAGGCTCGCCCGCCGCGCCTCGTCCGGCGGCATGCCCACCAAGACCATCGCGATGCCCACCGCGATCGGCCGCGCGATCAACGCGAAGGCCGCCAGCCCGAGCGTGAGCGGCCAGACGTCGAGCATCAGCCGCACATCGATCATCATGCCGATCGAGACGAAGAACACGCTGCTGAACAGGTCGCGGATCCCCGCAAACGAGGTCTCCACACCGCGCTTCTGCGGAATCTCCGCCACCAGCGCGCCAAACAAAAACGCGCCCAGGGCCGTCGAGTAGCCGGCCGCCGCCGCCGCCAGCGCGAGCAGGCACAACACGCCCGCCACGATGATCGTCTGCATCTCCGGGTCCGCCCGCGCCTCGAGCCGCCGCAGCAGCCGCGGCACGAACAGCAGCCCCGCGCCGACCAGCAACACGACGAACGCGCCCAGCCCGCCAAGCAGCGACCCGACACCCTCGCTCGCCCCCGCCTGCGTCTGGCTGCCGAGCACCGTCAGCATCGTCACCGCCACCACGTCCTCGAGCACCGTAATCGCCAGCGCGATCTGCGAGGAACGCTCGTGGGAGAGCTTCAACTCGTGTACGATCTTCGCGATCACGGCCGAACTCGAAACCATCAGCATGGCCGCCACGAACATCGCCTGCAGCGGCGTCCATCCGATCACCAGCCCCAACAGCTGCGTGAGGTTCAGCACGAGGAATGCGCCGATCCCGGTCGCGATCAGCGTCGCCGCGCCCATCCGGCCGAATTTCGACAGGCTCAGCCCAAGTCCGATCGAGAAGATCAGGAACACCAGCCCCACCTGCGACAGCGCCATGATCCGCGCCTCGTCTACGATCAGCGAAAACGGCGGCGTGTGCGGTCCGATCAGGATACCGGCCACCAGGTAACCAACAATCACCGACAATCCAATCCGCCGGCACAGGGCACCCGCCACGCCCGCCGCCAGCAGCAAAGTCGCGAGATCTTGAATCAAGGAAATGCTTTCCATGGACGCGCGCCGCTCAATGTCGCGCGGAACTGACCGATGCCAAGGCAGATTTCAAAAAACTCCGCCGGCGCCACGACGGGCCGCGCCGGTCCCGACAAACGGGCGAAGGAATCCGGGGGCTTGCGTGCGCCCAACGTCCTCCTTTCTTCACCGCGTGCGCGCCGATTTCATCCTCTCCTCGCCGGAAACGGCCACCGACTACCGGATCTTTGTGCACGACGATCCTGGCCGCGAGGTGCGCGCCCCCCGGCCCGCCGTGCTGTTCATGGACGGCGACGACCAGTTCGCACCCGCGGTCGTTGCGTACGACCAACTGCGCGCCGCGCAGGTGATCGAGCCGCTGCTGCTCGTGGGCGTGGGTTACGGGGCGAGCTACACGCAGCGCGGCAACCGCCGCGGGCGCGACTACACGCCGGTCCCGCACGGCGACGAGCCGACCAGCGGAGGCGCCGATGCGTTTCTGCGCTTTCTGACCCACACACTCTGGACCGAGCTCGGCCGCCGTCACGCCCTCGATGCCCGGCTTCGCGGAATCGCGGGACACTCGCTCGGCTCGCTGCTGGTCCTGCATGCGCTGTTTCAGCCGCGGCCATTCTTCACGCACCATCTGGCCAGTGCGCCTTCGGTGTGGTGGGCCGACCGCGCGATCCTTGAGCAGGCTGCCCAGCTGCGCTCGCGTCAGTCCACTCTGCCCGGGCGAGTCGTGCTCAGCGTCGGCGAGGAAGATACAGAGTCGATGACCGGCGACCTGCGGTTGCTCGAGCAACAGCTCGCGGACCAACCGTTCACCGAACTCGAGGTGATCTCGCAGCGTTTCGCCGCG is part of the Opitutus terrae PB90-1 genome and harbors:
- a CDS encoding cation:proton antiporter is translated as MESISLIQDLATLLLAAGVAGALCRRIGLSVIVGYLVAGILIGPHTPPFSLIVDEARIMALSQVGLVFLIFSIGLGLSLSKFGRMGAATLIATGIGAFLVLNLTQLLGLVIGWTPLQAMFVAAMLMVSSSAVIAKIVHELKLSHERSSQIALAITVLEDVVAVTMLTVLGSQTQAGASEGVGSLLGGLGAFVVLLVGAGLLFVPRLLRRLEARADPEMQTIIVAGVLCLLALAAAAAGYSTALGAFLFGALVAEIPQKRGVETSFAGIRDLFSSVFFVSIGMMIDVRLMLDVWPLTLGLAAFALIARPIAVGIAMVLVGMPPDEARRASLLLTPLGEFSFIIAQLGVSTAVLPSSFYPVAVGASILTVLATPLLGRHRDRILQLMDRWEPRWFKRTIDAYHGWMQQLRERPDTGLTWRLVRGRLVQIFLEVLFVSGVLIYSRQLLHAIQSSWVGERVEEGTLGYAFWGVITVVVLIPLLAIWRNCATVAMILGESIERRRLPRALVERSVKAFALLLMGYWLYAIVPHDALPRWGWLVVAGIAAVFVGVFSRRLVYWHSEWQSSMREVLADNRGNIDENRALARATLGESLSEWNLNLSEVVVPDTATYAGQTLAELSIPARTGCSVVEIERNGYPIPSPGPGLAVFAGDKLLLLGDAAQLASASKVLSAAQPRPHDAEGFEAAILETCRVSAHRAGQTLAELNIARRTGVRVVGIQRGEQRILNPTAQERLEEGDGLLVIGTLTKIREFRRWFAGTGEPRAAA
- a CDS encoding alpha/beta hydrolase; this translates as MRADFILSSPETATDYRIFVHDDPGREVRAPRPAVLFMDGDDQFAPAVVAYDQLRAAQVIEPLLLVGVGYGASYTQRGNRRGRDYTPVPHGDEPTSGGADAFLRFLTHTLWTELGRRHALDARLRGIAGHSLGSLLVLHALFQPRPFFTHHLASAPSVWWADRAILEQAAQLRSRQSTLPGRVVLSVGEEDTESMTGDLRLLEQQLADQPFTELEVISQRFAARNHYNVLPDAFAAGLTALFRAQASPPSSAASGPRSS